In Papio anubis isolate 15944 chromosome 20, Panubis1.0, whole genome shotgun sequence, a single window of DNA contains:
- the KPTN gene encoding KICSTOR complex protein kaptin has protein sequence MGEAAVAAGPCPLREDSFTRFSSQSNVYGLAGGAGGRGELLAATLKGKVLGFRYQDLRQKIRPVAKELQFNYIPVDAEIVSIDTFNKSPPKRGLVVGITFIKDSGDKGSPFLNIYCDYEPGSEYNLDSIAQSCLNLELQFTPFQLCHAEVQVGDQLETVFLLSGNDPAVHLYKENEGLHQFEEQPVENLFPELTNLTSSVLWLDVHNLPGTSRRLSALGCQSGYVRVAHVDQQSREVLQMWSVLQDGPISRVIVFSLSAPKETKDRPAQDEYSVLVASMLEPAVVYRDLLHRGLEDQLLLPGSDQFDSVLCGLVTDVDLDGRPEVLVATYGQELLCYKYQGPESGLPEAQRGFRLLWQRGFSSPLLAMAHVDLTGDGLQELAVVSLKGVHILQHSLIQASELVLTRLRRQVEQRRRRLQGSEDEAGVGPAENAAS, from the exons ATGGGGGAGGCGGCCGTGGCCGCGGGGCCTTGTCCGCTGCGCGAGGACAGCTTCACGCGCTTCTCGTCGCAGAGTAATGTGTATGGGCTGGCAGGCGGCGCCGGCGGGCGCGGGGAGCTGCTGGCCGCCACGCTTAAAGGCAAGGTGCTCGGCTTCCGCTACCAAGACCTCCGACAGAAAATCCGGCCAGTGGCCAAGGAGCTGCAGTTCAACTACATTCCCG TGGACGCGGAGATTGTCTCCATTGACACTTTCAACAAGTCACCCCCCAAGCGAGGTCTGGTTGTGGGGATCACGTTCATCAAG GATTCAGGGGACAAGGGTAGCCCCTTCCTGAACATTTACTGCGACTATGAGCCCGGCTCTGAGTACAACCTTGACTCCATTGCCC AGAGCTGCCTGAACCTGGAGCTCCAGTTCACTCCGTTCCAGCTGTGCCATGCAGA GGTCCAGGTCGGGGATCAACTGGAGACCGTGTTTCTCTTGAGTGGGAATGACCCGGCTGTTCATCTCTACAAGGAG AACGAGGGGCTGCATCAGTTTGAGGAACAGCCCGTGGAAAACCTCTTCCCAGAGCTGACGAACCTGACCAGTAG CGTCCTCTGGCTAGACGTCCACAACCTCCCTGGCACGTCCCGGCGCCTCTCAGCTCTGGGCTGTCAGAGTGGTTATGTCCGTGTCGCCCACGTGGACCAGCAGAGTCGAG AGGTTCTGCAGATGTGGTCGGTCCTGCAGGACGGCCCCATCTCCCGAGTGATCGTGTTCAGCCTCTCGGCCCCCAAGG AGACCAAGGACAGACCAGCACAGGATGAGTACAGCGTGCTCGTGGCCAGCATGTTGGAGCCAGCAGTGGTGTATCG GGACCTGCTGCACCGGGGCCTTGAAGACCAGCTTCTCCTGCCCGGCAGTGACCAATTTGACAGCGTCCTCTGCGGCCTGGTCACCGACGTGGATTTGGATGGGCGGCCAGAAGTCCTGGTGGCCACCTACGGACAG GAACTGCTGTGTTATAAGTACCAGGGCCCAGAGTCGGGGCTCCCTGAGGCCCAGCGCGGGTTCCGCCTGCTGTGGCAGCGGGGCTTCTCCAGTCCCCTGCTGGCCATGGCTCATGTGGACCTGACCGGGGACGGGCTGCAGGAGCTTGCCGTGGTCTCCCTGAAGGGCGTGCACATCCTGCAG CACAGCCTGATCCAGGCCTCGGAGCTGGTCTTGACCCGGCTTCGACGTCAAGTGGAGCAGAGGAGACGTCGGCTACAGGGGtcggaggacgaggcaggtgtaGGGCCAGCTGAGAATGCAGCCTCTTAA